AGGGTGGCCGGGCCCGAGATCTCCGATTCGGCCTGGGCGAGGGCGTGGCCGGTGCCGCGCTGCTCGCGCTGCAGGACCCAGGTGATGTCGTCGCCGTGGATCTCCTCCTTCACCTGTTCCGCGCCGTAGCCGACGATCACCAGGATGCGCTCGCAGCCGGCTTCGCGGGCGGCGGCGAGGGACCAGCCGAGGAGGGAGCGTCCGGCGGCGCGGTGCAGCACCTTCGGTCGTTCGCCGCCCATGCGGGTGCCGCGGCCGGCGGCCAGGATGACGGCGATGCGGGGAGGATGGCTCATGGCGATTTCTCGAGCAGGCCGGGCAAGAAGGCGGCCAGTTTCTCCGGATCATGACGGATCAGGTCGCCGTCCGCCAGCAGATCCGTGGCGACGACCTCGACGCCGATGCTCTCGAAGGCTCCGTGGTCGACCGTGACCGGATGGGAGCCGCTGTCGGCGTAATAACGCAGAACTTCGGCCGAAGGTTGGCGAGAGTTGGTCAAAACCGTGTCGATCAGCGATTCCCCGGCGAGATTCTGGATCGCCTGCAGGTGACCGATGCCGTCGAAGCCGTCGGTCTCGCCCGGCTGGGTCATCAGGTTGAGCATCAGAATCACCCGCGCCGAGCTTTGCTGGATGGCGTGGCGAATGCCCGGAATCAGCAGGTTCGGCAGGATCGAGGTGTAGAGAGAGCCGGGGCCGAGCAGGATGAGATCGGCTTCCCGCAGAGCCTTCACCGCCGGCGGAAAGGCCGGCGGCGTGGCCGGATCGAGCATCACCGCCGCCATCGGCTCGCCGGAGGTGCCGATGGCCGACTCCCCCTCGTAGCTGCGGCCGGAGTGGCCGCGGGCGCGTAGGCGAACGTCCTGCAGCGTCGCCGGCAGAATGCTGCCGCGTACCGAGAGGATCGACTCGGCGGTCAGGATCGCTTGGTAGAAGTCGCCGGTGATGCCGGTCAAGGCGGTCAAGAAGAGGTTGCCGAAGGAGTGGCCGGTGAGGCCGGCGCCGTTCGGGAAGCGGTACTGGAAGAGCCGCGCCAGCAGATCCTCGTCATCCGCCAGGGCGACGATGCAGTTGCGGATATCTCCCGGCGGCAGGACACCGAACTGCCGTCGCAGGCGGCCCGAGGAACCGCCGTCGTCGGTCACCGTGACCACCGCCGTCAGGCGGGACGCCTCCTGCCGCTTGAGGCCACGCAGCAGGACGGCGAGGCCGGAGCCGCCGCCGACCGCCACCAGGGAGGGGCCGTCGGTCGGCCGCGGGTCACTCAAGCTCGAACAGGTGGGCGTAGTCGCCGGTGGCGCGCAGGTCGTCGAAGTCCGAGTCGTGGAATGCGTAGACCCGGTTCTTGGGATTCATCTCGACGGCCTGCTCGAGCAGCGAGCCCGCCGCCTCGTCGCCGGAAGCCGCTTTGACGGCGGCGGCGAGGTAGAGGAAGCGCTCGTCCTTCTTCAGGCGGTCCTTCTCCTCGCACAGGGCGAGGGCCGCTTGGTGATCGCCACGGTTGTGGTTCCACACCGCCAGCAGGAAGGGGTCCTCCTCCTTCGGGCCGGCGGCGAGGCGACGCTCGGCGACCCCCAGGAGCTGGCGAGCGCGCTCGGCGAGCTCCGGCTGGTCGCTCTCGGAGATGATCTTCTCGAGCAGCGCCGAGGCCTTCTTCCAGTCTTCCTTGTAGAGGCGCTCGAGGGCGTCTTCGTAGACCGCCAGCAAGGGGTCCGCCGCCACCTGCTCGGGTTTGCCGTCCTTGGTGGTCAGGCCGAGATCGAGGAGCTTGGCGGTGACCTGATCCGCCGCGACGTCGAAGCGCTGCACGAGCTCGTCGAAGGTCTTGGTCTTGGCGTAGCGGTTGAGGTACTTGATTTCCGAGTCTTGCCAGGTTTTTGACATCGTTCGTTTCCCAGGGTTCAGGAGGAGCTAGCGCTTGCGCAGCTCGATCAGGATCTGCTTGGCGACGGACTTGAGGGTGTCGAAGACACCGACGCCGGTGGTCGCGACCGCTTCGAAGGTGGGCTCACGCTTGAAGTTGAGGGTGCGGTACATCTTGTCCACCGGATCCGCCGTCGGGAGATCCCGCTTGTTGAATTGCAGAGCGTAGGGGATCTCGCGGAGATCGAACCCGTGCTCCTTGAGGTTGCTTTCGAGGTTGCGGATGGACTCGATGTTGGCCTCCATCCGTTCGCTCTGGCTGTCGGCGACGAAGACGACGCCATCGACCCCTTTGAGGATCAGCTTGCGGCTGGCGTCGTAAAAGACTTGCCCGGGCACCGTGTAGAGGTGGAAACGCGTCTTGAAGCCGCGAATGGTGCCGAGATCGAGGGGCAGGAAGTCGAAGAACAGGGTGCGATCGGCCTCGGTGGCGAGGGAGATCATCTTGCCCTTCGCTTCCGGCGCCGTCTTGTTGTAGATGTACTGGAGATTGGTCGTCTTACCCCCGAGGCCGGGGCCGTAATAGACGATCTTGCAGTTGATCTCTTTGCTGGCGTAATTGATGAAAGTCATGCTCGCAGCCTCGAATCACTCTCGACAGGCGTGGAACCTGCCCTTTCCGGAGAGCGCCGGCGCACCCGCGGTTGGATTGCCCTAGTCGCTGAACAGGGCGTCGATGTCTTCGTCGGTGATTTCGGCGAAGGGGCTCGCCTGGACCTGATCGGCGACCTCTTCCTTGCCTTTTGCCATCATGGAGTCGAAGAT
This DNA window, taken from Acidobacteriota bacterium, encodes the following:
- the yvcK gene encoding uridine diphosphate-N-acetylglucosamine-binding protein YvcK, with protein sequence MSDPRPTDGPSLVAVGGGSGLAVLLRGLKRQEASRLTAVVTVTDDGGSSGRLRRQFGVLPPGDIRNCIVALADDEDLLARLFQYRFPNGAGLTGHSFGNLFLTALTGITGDFYQAILTAESILSVRGSILPATLQDVRLRARGHSGRSYEGESAIGTSGEPMAAVMLDPATPPAFPPAVKALREADLILLGPGSLYTSILPNLLIPGIRHAIQQSSARVILMLNLMTQPGETDGFDGIGHLQAIQNLAGESLIDTVLTNSRQPSAEVLRYYADSGSHPVTVDHGAFESIGVEVVATDLLADGDLIRHDPEKLAAFLPGLLEKSP
- a CDS encoding GTPase domain-containing protein, which encodes MTFINYASKEINCKIVYYGPGLGGKTTNLQYIYNKTAPEAKGKMISLATEADRTLFFDFLPLDLGTIRGFKTRFHLYTVPGQVFYDASRKLILKGVDGVVFVADSQSERMEANIESIRNLESNLKEHGFDLREIPYALQFNKRDLPTADPVDKMYRTLNFKREPTFEAVATTGVGVFDTLKSVAKQILIELRKR